In Candidatus Eisenbacteria bacterium, the following are encoded in one genomic region:
- a CDS encoding cold shock domain-containing protein — translation MAQGTVKWFNDQKGYGFISNGESEVFVHHSSIEGRGFRTLHEGEQVEFEVKAGERGEEATHVTKV, via the coding sequence ATGGCGCAAGGCACCGTCAAATGGTTTAACGATCAGAAGGGTTACGGATTCATCAGCAACGGGGAGAGCGAAGTCTTCGTCCACCATTCGTCCATCGAGGGCCGAGGATTCCGGACGCTCCACGAAGGTGAGCAGGTCGAATTCGAAGTGAAGGCCGGCGAGCGTGGCGAGGAAGCCACGCATGTAACGAAAGTTTGA
- a CDS encoding tetratricopeptide repeat protein, translating to MSPRSGPAPADFDAALAHAREGQFAAAIAAALSLAPSRRASRSSRAPFVDALTSIARIALKQGAIAEANDALAHAVRLAPDFADLQFQHACLLNALQHRAEARHALERALRLNPGYTAARVELALLDARDGLLAESLDAFRKLGAELPAEDTRVFRQGIARLEEADWDEAEAFFKRALRIADPNIEATLRLARERLAAGDSERAADLVRGVVGRHEAYADAHHVLGVAELDCGRLDDAIGSLARALELNPEYHDARVSFARALEAAGDATQAGEQLALVLHADPEHAVARQLEESWARRRNGRRASEVDPRIS from the coding sequence GTGAGTCCACGTTCCGGGCCGGCGCCGGCCGACTTCGATGCCGCGCTCGCGCATGCGCGCGAGGGGCAATTCGCCGCGGCGATTGCCGCCGCCCTTTCGCTCGCGCCTTCGCGTCGCGCCTCGCGCTCGAGCCGGGCGCCCTTCGTCGACGCGCTCACCTCGATCGCCCGCATCGCCCTCAAGCAGGGCGCGATTGCCGAGGCGAACGACGCCCTCGCGCACGCGGTGCGACTTGCACCGGACTTCGCCGACCTGCAGTTCCAGCACGCGTGCCTGCTGAACGCGTTGCAGCATCGGGCCGAGGCACGCCACGCGCTCGAACGTGCGCTCCGCCTCAATCCCGGCTACACCGCGGCGCGCGTCGAACTCGCGCTGCTCGATGCGCGCGACGGGTTGCTGGCCGAATCGCTCGATGCGTTTCGCAAACTGGGTGCCGAACTGCCGGCCGAGGACACGCGCGTGTTCCGGCAGGGCATCGCGCGACTCGAGGAGGCGGACTGGGACGAGGCCGAGGCGTTCTTCAAGCGAGCGCTGCGGATCGCGGACCCGAATATCGAGGCGACGCTGCGTCTGGCACGCGAGCGCCTCGCGGCCGGCGACTCGGAGCGCGCGGCGGATCTGGTGCGCGGCGTGGTGGGGCGTCACGAAGCGTACGCCGACGCGCATCACGTCCTCGGCGTCGCCGAGCTGGACTGCGGGCGCCTGGACGACGCGATCGGCTCGCTCGCGCGCGCACTCGAGCTGAATCCGGAGTACCACGATGCGCGGGTCTCGTTCGCGCGAGCGCTCGAGGCCGCGGGGGACGCGACGCAGGCCGGCGAACAGCTTGCGCTGGTGCTGCACGCGGACCCCGAGCACGCGGTCGCCCGGCAGCTCGAGGAATCGTGGGCGCGCCGCCGCAATGGCCGGCGCGCTTCGGAAGTCGACCCGCGCATCTCTTAG